The Alteriqipengyuania halimionae genome includes a window with the following:
- a CDS encoding alpha/beta hydrolase: protein MTSGIGITTFGRVTVWYDGQIQQLPSSRKTRALLAYLLTIERPASRQELCSLLWDMPDDPRGALRWSLSKLRPIINAGSQERLRVDRDTIEIDRSDISVDVDSLHRLRTDPGTDVQAMAAAWKLTNRSWLEDCELPNLQDYSIWLERERHEIEGLRASLTRRLAQSPSISAAERELWADRWLGDAPLDPDAAKEAVDARRRAGRPEAAQSLAGELEANFRDAGVKTPEFTAAPQADTNRLPPRSSLPPQKVGFIKTADDVSIGWAITGDRSNPPLVKAANWLSHLELDWEAPIWSPLFRRLSDHHCFVRYDERGCGLSDWDVPDISQESFVADLEAVVEASGLERFPLLGISQGAAVSIEYAARHPERVSHLILFGGYDRGWRLTATEEEQRVREAVMTLTETGWGVDNAAIRQIYAHTMMPTANSAEMSWFNDFQRQTTSATNAVRFLEAFSQIDVSNRLAEIRCPTLVIHSRGDVRIPLETGRALAAKIPDARFATLETDNHLLLGREPASAEFVRLVTDFIAP, encoded by the coding sequence ATGACGAGCGGGATCGGCATCACCACATTCGGCCGGGTGACGGTGTGGTACGACGGGCAGATTCAACAGCTGCCCTCGTCGCGCAAAACGCGCGCCTTGCTGGCCTATCTCCTGACGATCGAGCGTCCCGCGTCGCGCCAGGAACTCTGCTCGCTGTTGTGGGACATGCCCGACGATCCGCGCGGCGCACTGCGCTGGTCGCTTTCCAAACTGCGCCCGATCATCAATGCCGGAAGCCAGGAGCGCCTGAGGGTCGATCGCGACACGATCGAGATCGATCGCTCGGACATCTCGGTCGACGTCGATTCGCTGCACCGCCTGCGCACCGATCCCGGAACCGATGTCCAAGCGATGGCAGCTGCGTGGAAGCTGACGAACCGGTCGTGGCTGGAGGATTGCGAGCTTCCCAACCTGCAGGATTATTCGATTTGGCTCGAACGCGAGCGCCACGAGATAGAAGGCCTGCGCGCATCGCTGACGCGGCGGCTGGCGCAATCCCCATCGATCTCGGCGGCGGAGCGCGAGTTATGGGCCGATCGCTGGCTGGGCGATGCGCCGCTCGATCCCGATGCTGCGAAGGAAGCGGTCGATGCGCGCCGGCGAGCCGGCCGGCCCGAGGCAGCGCAAAGTCTGGCAGGAGAGCTCGAGGCGAATTTCCGCGACGCCGGCGTGAAAACGCCGGAGTTCACCGCCGCGCCGCAGGCGGATACCAACCGCCTCCCCCCGCGCAGCTCGCTGCCTCCCCAGAAGGTTGGGTTCATCAAGACGGCAGACGATGTCTCGATCGGATGGGCGATAACCGGCGATCGCTCCAACCCGCCGCTGGTCAAAGCCGCCAACTGGCTCAGCCATCTGGAGCTCGACTGGGAAGCCCCGATCTGGAGCCCGCTGTTTCGGCGCCTGTCGGACCATCACTGTTTCGTGCGCTATGACGAGCGCGGCTGCGGCCTGTCGGACTGGGACGTGCCCGATATCAGCCAGGAAAGCTTCGTCGCCGACCTCGAAGCGGTGGTCGAGGCCAGCGGGCTGGAGCGGTTCCCGCTGCTCGGCATCAGCCAGGGGGCGGCGGTCTCGATCGAATATGCCGCGCGCCATCCGGAGCGCGTCTCGCACCTGATCCTGTTCGGCGGCTACGACCGGGGCTGGCGGCTGACCGCAACCGAAGAGGAACAGCGCGTTCGCGAAGCGGTGATGACACTGACCGAAACCGGCTGGGGTGTCGATAATGCCGCGATACGGCAGATTTACGCACACACGATGATGCCGACAGCAAATTCGGCGGAGATGAGCTGGTTCAACGATTTCCAGCGCCAGACGACCTCGGCCACCAACGCGGTGCGCTTCCTCGAGGCCTTCTCGCAGATCGATGTGTCCAACAGGCTGGCCGAAATCCGCTGCCCGACACTGGTGATCCATAGTCGCGGCGATGTGCGCATTCCGCTGGAGACCGGACGCGCGCTGGCGGCGAAAATCCCCGACGCGCGATTCGCCACGCTCGAGACAGACAACCATCTCTTGCTGGGTAGGGAGCCGGCATCGGCCGAGTTCGTCAGGCTGGTGACCGATTTCATCGCGCCATAA